The following are encoded in a window of Bradyrhizobium sp. WBOS07 genomic DNA:
- a CDS encoding chromate resistance protein ChrB domain-containing protein, translating to MPTFTTISSDKLARLIGTANTPVLIDVRTEEDFAADRRLIPGSIKLSHENVTDWGGDFAGRRAVVACFRGEKLAQGTAAWLRQLGVEAETLEGGFEGWKTARLPLVDARKLPPRDAKGRTVWVTRARPKVDRIACPWLIRRFVDPSAVFLYVAPSEVVAVGERFNAAPFDIENAFWSHRGELCTFDVMIEEFGIATPALLRLATLVRGADTARPDLAPEAPGLLAASLGLSRMYDDDLAQLEAGMTLYDAFYRWCRDATTETHNWPTNKVKA from the coding sequence ATGCCTACGTTCACGACCATATCATCCGATAAATTGGCGCGCCTGATCGGCACCGCGAACACGCCTGTCCTGATCGATGTCCGCACCGAGGAGGATTTTGCCGCCGACCGGCGGCTGATCCCCGGCTCCATCAAGCTCAGCCACGAGAATGTGACGGACTGGGGCGGCGACTTCGCCGGCCGCCGGGCCGTCGTCGCGTGCTTCCGCGGCGAGAAGCTTGCCCAGGGCACCGCGGCCTGGCTGCGCCAGCTCGGCGTCGAGGCTGAGACGCTGGAGGGCGGCTTCGAGGGCTGGAAGACGGCCAGGCTGCCGCTGGTCGATGCCCGCAAGCTGCCGCCGCGCGACGCCAAGGGGCGCACCGTCTGGGTGACGCGGGCGCGGCCGAAGGTCGACCGCATCGCCTGCCCCTGGTTGATCCGCCGCTTCGTCGATCCCAGCGCGGTGTTCCTCTATGTCGCCCCATCCGAGGTGGTCGCGGTCGGCGAACGCTTCAATGCGGCCCCGTTCGACATCGAGAACGCGTTCTGGAGCCACCGCGGCGAGCTCTGCACCTTCGACGTCATGATCGAGGAGTTCGGCATCGCCACCCCGGCCCTGCTCCGGCTGGCGACGCTGGTGCGCGGGGCCGACACCGCGCGGCCGGATCTGGCGCCGGAGGCACCGGGCCTGCTCGCGGCCTCGCTCGGACTGTCGCGGATGTACGACGACGACCTCGCCCAGCTCGAGGCCGGCATGACGCTGTACGATGCCTTCTACCGCTGGTGCCGCGACGCCACCACCGAGACCCACAACTGGCCGACCAACAAGGTGAAGGCTTGA
- the chrA gene encoding chromate efflux transporter, translated as MDTRNVQAGADAGHGISFNEAFRVWLRVACLSFGGPAGQIAVMHRILVEEKKWISEGRFLHALNYCMLLPGPEAQQLATYVGWLMHRTKGGLMAGGLFILPGIIAIMGLSYVYAAFGNVSFVEALFFGLKAAVLAIVVEAVVRVGRRALKNRIMIALAAIAFVAIFFFAVPFPIIIIAAGLIGYAGARSGRPEFAPAGHGPGGGSAAIDSMLGEAVPDHVKPDIARAIRVATLWLALWLVPVIALLVLLGHDNVFSQIALFFSKMALVTFGGAYAVLAYVAQQAVEHYHWLKPHEMLDGLGMAETTPGPLIMVLQFVGFMAAYRDPSGLSPMLAATLGGLLATWVTFTPCFLWIFVGAPYIERLRGNIGLAGALSAITAAVVGVILNLSIWFALHTLFRETVPVQAFPLNFDRPVLTSVDIPALVLAIAAATAIFRFKLGMLTVLAGSCAAGVALRLAGVI; from the coding sequence ATGGACACCCGCAACGTCCAAGCAGGAGCTGATGCCGGTCACGGCATCAGCTTCAACGAAGCCTTCCGCGTCTGGCTTCGCGTCGCCTGTCTGAGCTTCGGCGGGCCCGCGGGCCAGATCGCGGTGATGCACCGCATCCTGGTCGAGGAGAAGAAGTGGATCTCCGAGGGCCGCTTCCTGCATGCGCTGAATTACTGCATGCTGCTGCCGGGCCCGGAGGCGCAGCAGCTCGCCACCTATGTCGGCTGGCTGATGCACCGCACCAAGGGCGGCCTGATGGCGGGCGGGCTGTTCATCCTGCCCGGCATCATCGCCATCATGGGCCTCAGCTACGTCTACGCGGCCTTCGGCAATGTCAGCTTCGTCGAGGCGCTGTTCTTCGGGCTGAAGGCCGCCGTGCTCGCCATCGTGGTCGAGGCCGTGGTTCGCGTCGGCAGGCGCGCGCTGAAGAACCGCATCATGATCGCGCTCGCAGCCATCGCGTTCGTCGCGATCTTCTTCTTCGCGGTGCCCTTCCCGATCATCATCATCGCCGCCGGCCTGATCGGCTATGCCGGCGCGCGCAGCGGCCGACCGGAATTTGCGCCGGCAGGTCACGGCCCTGGCGGCGGCAGCGCCGCGATCGACAGCATGCTCGGCGAGGCCGTGCCCGACCACGTCAAGCCCGATATCGCGCGCGCGATCCGCGTCGCCACGTTGTGGCTGGCGCTCTGGCTGGTGCCGGTCATCGCGCTGCTCGTGCTCCTCGGGCACGACAACGTCTTCAGCCAGATCGCGCTGTTCTTCTCGAAGATGGCGCTGGTCACCTTCGGCGGCGCCTATGCCGTGCTGGCCTATGTCGCCCAGCAGGCGGTCGAGCATTATCACTGGCTGAAGCCGCACGAGATGCTGGACGGGCTCGGCATGGCCGAGACGACGCCGGGCCCGCTGATCATGGTGCTGCAGTTCGTCGGCTTCATGGCGGCCTATCGCGACCCGAGCGGACTGTCGCCGATGTTGGCAGCCACGCTCGGCGGCCTGCTCGCGACCTGGGTCACCTTCACGCCCTGCTTCCTCTGGATCTTCGTCGGCGCCCCCTACATCGAGCGCCTGCGCGGCAACATCGGCCTTGCCGGCGCGCTCAGCGCGATCACCGCGGCCGTTGTCGGCGTGATCCTCAACCTCTCGATCTGGTTCGCCCTGCACACGCTGTTTCGCGAGACGGTGCCGGTGCAGGCGTTTCCGCTGAACTTCGACAGGCCCGTGCTGACGAGCGTCGACATCCCCGCGCTGGTGCTGGCGATCGCGGCGGCGACGGCGATCTTCCGGTTCAAGCTGGGGATGCTGACGGTGCTGGCGGGAAGCTGCGCGGCGGGTGTGGCGCTGCGGCTGGCGGGGGTGATTTAG
- a CDS encoding AraC family transcriptional regulator, whose product MTILLEAVRRYADLHSDQNGAARTPIPGLTAIRALTPGQLQYAINRPLVALVLQGRKRVTMGAHSFDFGAGESLLISADVPTVSQITRASAKAPYLSLVVELDPAVIASLVVEMNLAPEQQGIPVRVDPTESEVADAALRLMRLLERPSSLPVLKSQFVREIHYWLLAGRHGAAIRALGVADSHAQRIARAVAIIRSEYAKSLRVERLAEAAAMSPSSFHQHFRAMTSLSPLQFQKQLRLIEARRMMLSEGSDVSSAAFGVGYESVSQFTREYGRLFGLPPARDIKAALGQLETAA is encoded by the coding sequence ATGACGATCTTGCTCGAAGCGGTTCGCCGCTATGCGGATCTGCACTCAGACCAGAATGGCGCGGCCAGGACGCCGATCCCGGGCCTTACGGCTATACGGGCGCTGACGCCGGGCCAGCTCCAATACGCAATCAACCGGCCGCTCGTTGCGCTCGTCCTGCAGGGCCGCAAGCGCGTGACGATGGGAGCGCACAGCTTCGATTTCGGCGCCGGGGAGTCGCTCCTGATCTCGGCGGATGTGCCGACCGTCAGCCAGATTACCCGCGCCAGCGCAAAGGCCCCATATTTGTCCCTGGTCGTCGAGCTCGACCCGGCGGTGATCGCGAGCCTGGTCGTGGAGATGAACCTTGCTCCTGAGCAGCAAGGCATTCCCGTGCGGGTCGATCCGACCGAATCCGAGGTTGCCGATGCCGCGCTCCGCTTGATGCGGCTGCTCGAGCGTCCGTCATCCCTGCCGGTTCTAAAATCTCAGTTCGTTCGCGAAATCCACTATTGGCTGCTGGCGGGGCGACACGGCGCGGCGATCAGGGCTCTCGGGGTCGCCGACAGCCACGCGCAACGCATCGCGCGCGCCGTCGCGATCATTCGATCCGAATACGCGAAGTCTCTGAGGGTCGAACGCCTGGCCGAAGCGGCTGCCATGAGTCCGTCCTCGTTTCACCAACATTTCCGCGCGATGACATCGCTTAGCCCCCTGCAGTTTCAGAAGCAGCTGCGCCTCATCGAGGCGCGTCGGATGATGTTGTCGGAGGGCTCTGACGTGAGCAGCGCGGCCTTCGGCGTGGGTTACGAAAGTGTCTCGCAATTCACGAGAGAATATGGGCGCTTGTTCGGGCTGCCGCCTGCCAGGGACATCAAGGCCGCGCTTGGTCAGCTGGAGACCGCAGCCTGA
- the dmeF gene encoding CDF family Co(II)/Ni(II) efflux transporter DmeF — protein MHSHSIEQWTHDHAFLGEQHDANERRTWLVVVLTLVMMVGEIVAGSLFGSMALLADGWHMGTHAAALGIAAFAYRFARRHLGNAHFTFGTGKFGDLAAFASAIILGLIAVEIAYESVLRLINPVPIVYGEAMAVAVLGLGVNLASAWLLRGSHDHHHGHGHAHDDHDDHDHDHHHHGHHHHHHDNNLRAAYVHVVTDAATSVLAIAALAIAMVSGWVWADPAVGLIGSVVIGAWAFGLIKSSGAVLLDVRADEKLERVIRARMEVGDDRVTDLHLWQVGPGHCAVLLSVVSDKPQQPAAYKRRLAGLKGLSHVTVEVETCPH, from the coding sequence ATGCATTCCCATTCCATCGAACAATGGACCCACGACCACGCCTTCCTGGGCGAGCAGCACGACGCCAACGAGCGGCGCACCTGGCTCGTGGTGGTGCTGACGCTGGTCATGATGGTCGGCGAGATCGTGGCAGGCTCGCTGTTCGGCTCGATGGCGCTGCTCGCCGACGGCTGGCACATGGGCACGCATGCGGCCGCGCTCGGCATCGCCGCCTTTGCCTACCGCTTCGCGCGCCGGCACCTGGGCAATGCGCATTTCACCTTCGGCACCGGCAAGTTCGGCGATCTCGCCGCCTTCGCCAGCGCGATCATCCTGGGCCTGATCGCGGTCGAGATCGCCTATGAGAGCGTGCTGCGGCTGATCAATCCGGTGCCGATCGTCTATGGCGAGGCGATGGCGGTGGCCGTCCTCGGCCTCGGCGTCAACCTCGCCAGCGCTTGGCTGCTACGCGGCAGCCATGATCACCATCACGGCCACGGCCATGCCCATGACGATCACGACGATCATGACCACGATCACCATCACCATGGCCATCACCACCATCATCACGACAACAATCTGCGCGCGGCCTATGTCCATGTCGTGACCGATGCCGCGACCTCAGTGCTGGCGATCGCCGCGCTCGCGATCGCCATGGTTTCGGGATGGGTCTGGGCCGATCCGGCCGTAGGCCTGATCGGCAGCGTGGTGATCGGGGCTTGGGCGTTCGGCCTGATCAAGTCATCTGGTGCGGTGCTGCTCGACGTGCGCGCCGACGAGAAGCTGGAGCGGGTGATCCGCGCGCGCATGGAGGTCGGCGACGACCGCGTCACCGATCTGCATCTGTGGCAGGTCGGCCCCGGCCATTGTGCCGTGCTGCTCTCGGTGGTGTCGGACAAGCCGCAGCAGCCGGCGGCCTACAAGCGGCGGCTCGCCGGGCTGAAGGGCCTGAGCCACGTCACGGTGGAGGTCGAGACCTGCCCGCATTGA
- a CDS encoding MFS transporter produces MSQRQLPIILALGTTQTLAWASSYYLPALIADPMARDLGVSSNWIFGAFSASLVISAMLGPRIGRQIDLVGGRQVLSASNLTIAAGLVLLGLSHSVAVMAMAWLVLGIGMAMGLYDAAFAALGRIYGTEARRPITGITLMAGFASTVGWPLTAWGLAHIGWRETCFAWAAANILIGLPLNFFMLPAIKGAKQAAATAEKPHLPLDRTMLLLAFIFAAVWTVTGAMAAHFPRILETTGATPAEAIAAGALIGPAQVGARMLEAGFLSRFHPLWSTRLASLTHPIGAVIVAIFGGAAASAFALFHGSGNGILTIARGTLPLSIFGPKDFGYRLGIIGAPARMAQAVAPLAFGLLIDLMGAKVLIVSSALSLSALAALFLIRTKPLND; encoded by the coding sequence ATGAGCCAGCGGCAGCTTCCGATCATCCTGGCGCTGGGCACCACGCAGACCCTGGCCTGGGCCTCGAGCTATTACCTGCCGGCGCTGATCGCCGATCCCATGGCGCGCGACCTCGGCGTCTCCTCCAACTGGATCTTCGGCGCGTTCTCGGCCTCGTTGGTGATCTCGGCGATGCTCGGCCCGCGCATCGGGCGGCAGATCGACCTCGTCGGCGGCCGCCAGGTGCTGTCGGCCTCGAACCTCACCATCGCCGCCGGTCTCGTGCTGCTCGGGCTCTCGCACTCGGTCGCGGTGATGGCGATGGCCTGGCTCGTGCTCGGCATCGGCATGGCGATGGGGCTCTACGACGCCGCCTTCGCCGCGCTCGGGCGCATCTACGGCACCGAGGCGCGCAGGCCCATCACCGGCATCACGCTGATGGCGGGCTTTGCGTCCACCGTCGGCTGGCCGCTCACGGCCTGGGGCCTTGCCCATATCGGCTGGCGCGAGACCTGCTTCGCCTGGGCTGCCGCCAACATCCTGATCGGCCTGCCGCTCAATTTCTTCATGCTGCCGGCGATCAAGGGCGCCAAGCAGGCGGCGGCCACCGCCGAGAAGCCGCATTTGCCGCTCGACCGCACCATGCTCCTGCTCGCCTTCATCTTCGCGGCGGTCTGGACCGTCACCGGCGCCATGGCCGCGCATTTCCCCCGCATCCTGGAAACCACCGGCGCAACGCCGGCCGAGGCGATCGCGGCCGGCGCCCTGATCGGCCCGGCGCAAGTCGGCGCGCGCATGTTGGAGGCCGGCTTCCTCAGCCGCTTCCATCCGCTGTGGTCGACGCGGCTCGCCAGCCTGACCCATCCGATCGGCGCGGTGATCGTGGCGATCTTCGGCGGCGCCGCGGCGAGCGCCTTCGCGCTGTTCCACGGCTCGGGCAACGGCATCCTGACGATCGCGCGCGGCACCCTGCCGCTGTCGATCTTCGGCCCGAAGGATTTCGGCTACCGTCTCGGCATCATCGGCGCCCCGGCACGCATGGCGCAGGCGGTGGCGCCGCTGGCCTTCGGCCTCCTGATCGACCTCATGGGCGCCAAGGTGCTGATCGTCTCCTCCGCGCTCAGCCTCTCGGCGCTGGCCGCGCTGTTCCTGATCCGCACCAAGCCGCTCAACGACTGA
- a CDS encoding SDR family NAD(P)-dependent oxidoreductase, whose protein sequence is MAKIAIVTGASRGLGRNMAVNIARKGSDVIITYRSRADLAESAVSEIEALGRRAVAFQLDSADVAKFPSFARSLAQTLKETFGRESFDDLVHNAGDGLFAPLGETTEAQFDQQMNLHVKGVFFLTQALLPLMADGGSIVTIGSGLTRVTYPGFAVYTMAKAAADMMAVCMARELGPRGIRVNSVAPGAIETDFGGGLVRDNPDVNKQFAGMTALGRVGVPDDIGPMVASLLSEDNRWVTGQRIEVSGGQTI, encoded by the coding sequence ATGGCTAAAATTGCAATCGTCACCGGTGCGAGCCGCGGCCTTGGCCGCAACATGGCCGTCAACATCGCGCGCAAGGGCAGCGATGTCATCATCACCTATCGGAGCCGTGCGGATCTCGCGGAAAGTGCCGTTTCCGAGATCGAGGCGCTGGGACGCCGGGCCGTGGCCTTTCAATTGGACAGCGCCGACGTCGCCAAATTTCCCTCCTTCGCGCGAAGCCTCGCCCAGACGTTGAAGGAGACATTCGGTCGCGAGAGCTTCGACGACCTCGTGCACAATGCCGGCGACGGCCTCTTCGCTCCCCTCGGCGAGACCACCGAGGCTCAGTTCGATCAGCAGATGAACCTCCATGTCAAAGGCGTATTCTTCCTCACCCAGGCCTTGTTGCCGCTGATGGCGGACGGTGGCTCGATCGTCACCATCGGCAGTGGCTTGACGCGCGTCACCTATCCGGGCTTCGCCGTCTACACCATGGCGAAGGCCGCCGCTGACATGATGGCGGTCTGCATGGCCAGGGAACTGGGGCCGCGCGGCATCCGCGTCAACAGCGTTGCGCCCGGCGCGATCGAGACCGACTTTGGTGGTGGCCTGGTGCGCGACAATCCCGACGTGAACAAGCAATTCGCCGGCATGACTGCGCTGGGCCGCGTTGGTGTCCCCGATGATATCGGCCCGATGGTCGCGAGCCTGCTGAGCGAGGACAATCGCTGGGTTACGGGGCAACGGATCGAAGTCTCGGGCGGCCAGACGATCTGA
- a CDS encoding adenylate/guanylate cyclase domain-containing protein — MQTASRLSLINWIASQGLTGLPEQDLLRGFCERCCDEGLDLSRGLVIIDTLHPIYEGRAFRWSDTPSNESDVVEYGSTAEGDAAKNWRRSVFYHLLEHGEDEMVIDLAEAPSLDFSQIDDLAEGGHRHFLAFVHRFGESGALGQMDCLYSSWTTRRDDGFTEAELAALRDLVPVLGLAIKSAQQVDIVRTLGRVYLGRDASEQVLRGRISRGVTERINAVLWYSDLRGSTGISESIGPDEIIPFLNDYAQAVIDAIHEAGGDVLKLIGDGVLAMFWGEDMADARRAALRAEHLFRKNIAALNARRAAEGRPTTSAYIGLHVGQVFYGNIGSEDRLDFTVVGPTVNEVSRIAAMSRSVDRELLASSEFYQGLDAAGRRYLVSTGRYALRGIGRAQDLYTLDPEVDASEPVTGSYERYLAN, encoded by the coding sequence ATGCAAACAGCTTCCCGCCTTTCCTTGATAAACTGGATCGCCAGCCAGGGGCTCACGGGCCTGCCCGAACAGGACCTGCTGCGCGGCTTCTGCGAGCGCTGCTGCGACGAAGGGCTCGACCTGTCGCGCGGCCTCGTGATCATCGACACGCTGCATCCGATCTACGAGGGCCGCGCCTTCCGCTGGAGCGATACGCCGAGCAACGAGAGCGACGTCGTCGAATACGGCTCGACGGCGGAGGGCGACGCGGCCAAGAACTGGCGCCGCTCGGTGTTCTACCATTTGCTCGAGCATGGCGAGGACGAGATGGTGATCGATCTCGCCGAGGCGCCGTCGCTGGATTTTTCGCAGATCGACGACCTCGCCGAAGGCGGCCACCGGCATTTCCTGGCTTTCGTGCACCGCTTCGGCGAGAGCGGAGCGCTCGGGCAGATGGACTGCCTCTACTCCTCCTGGACCACGCGGCGCGACGACGGCTTCACCGAGGCCGAGCTTGCCGCGCTGCGCGATCTCGTGCCCGTGCTCGGTCTCGCGATCAAGTCGGCGCAACAGGTCGACATCGTGCGCACGCTCGGCCGGGTCTATCTCGGCCGCGACGCCTCCGAGCAGGTGCTGCGCGGGCGCATCTCGCGCGGCGTCACCGAGCGCATCAATGCCGTGCTCTGGTACTCCGATCTGCGCGGCTCGACCGGGATCAGCGAGAGCATCGGACCCGACGAGATCATCCCGTTCCTCAACGACTATGCGCAGGCCGTGATCGACGCCATCCACGAGGCCGGCGGCGACGTGCTCAAGCTGATCGGCGACGGCGTGCTCGCCATGTTCTGGGGCGAGGACATGGCGGATGCGCGGCGGGCGGCGCTGCGCGCCGAGCATCTGTTCCGCAAGAACATCGCGGCGCTCAATGCCCGCCGGGCGGCGGAGGGGCGTCCGACCACGTCAGCCTATATCGGCCTGCATGTCGGCCAGGTCTTCTACGGCAATATCGGCAGCGAGGACCGGCTCGATTTCACGGTGGTCGGCCCGACCGTGAACGAGGTCAGCCGCATCGCCGCGATGAGCCGCTCGGTCGACCGCGAGCTGCTGGCGTCATCCGAGTTCTACCAGGGTCTCGATGCCGCCGGGCGCCGCTATCTCGTCTCCACCGGCCGCTACGCGCTGCGCGGCATCGGCCGTGCGCAGGATCTCTACACCCTCGATCCCGAGGTCGACGCAAGCGAGCCGGTGACGGGAAGCTACGAGCGCTATCTGGCGAATTAG
- a CDS encoding GMC family oxidoreductase codes for MYDVIVVGGGSAGAAVAARLSEDPARRVLLLEAGRDWRADEAPWEVRTPNPIPIIHKREYQEKWQWPDLLSRRVAGQEARFYWRGKGLGGSSMMNGQIAIRGVADAFDEWAANGCTGWSASEVMPLFSVIEDDLEFGDAEGHGSGGPLPVYRAPLETWGPIDRGLRDAALASGYPWCADLNGPDGEGVACYPINSRDSRRISTNEGYLEPARGRANLEIRGHALVDRVLISDGRATGVRVHSEGQGTHEIGARQIVLCAGAIHSPAILLRSGIGPAEELKAMGIAVARDLPVGRHFFDHPLFRATIQLREELRPTDPDTRHTNCCVTYSSGLAAGGKRDMILIAFNHRGIGVAGAIGAGLFNAYSRGTLRLASPDAAIDPVVEENMLADPRDMLRMMDAVRRLAVITSQPALSGIADWIRLADTDLTLPQAASLPDHELDAVLRRETGDIQHAAGSCRMSGVDDADGVVNPDGTVKGISGLRVADASIMPSDCRANTHFTTVVIGEAIARMMMR; via the coding sequence ATGTACGATGTCATTGTTGTTGGCGGCGGCTCCGCCGGTGCGGCGGTTGCGGCGCGGCTGTCGGAGGATCCCGCGCGGCGCGTGCTGTTGCTGGAGGCGGGCCGCGACTGGCGCGCGGACGAGGCGCCGTGGGAGGTGAGGACGCCGAACCCGATCCCGATCATCCACAAGCGCGAGTACCAGGAGAAATGGCAATGGCCTGATCTGCTGTCGCGCCGGGTCGCCGGGCAGGAGGCGCGCTTCTACTGGCGCGGCAAGGGGCTCGGCGGCTCGTCGATGATGAACGGCCAGATCGCGATCCGCGGCGTGGCCGACGCCTTCGACGAATGGGCCGCCAATGGCTGCACCGGCTGGTCGGCCAGCGAGGTGATGCCGCTGTTCTCCGTGATCGAGGACGACCTGGAGTTCGGCGATGCCGAGGGCCACGGAAGCGGCGGGCCGCTGCCGGTCTATCGCGCGCCGCTGGAGACATGGGGACCGATCGATCGCGGCTTGCGCGATGCGGCGCTGGCGAGCGGCTATCCCTGGTGCGCCGATCTCAACGGCCCGGACGGCGAGGGCGTTGCCTGCTACCCCATCAACAGCCGCGACAGCCGCCGCATCAGCACCAATGAGGGGTATCTCGAGCCGGCGCGCGGCCGCGCCAATCTGGAGATTCGCGGCCATGCGCTGGTCGATCGCGTGCTGATCAGCGACGGCCGCGCCACCGGCGTTCGCGTTCATAGCGAGGGGCAGGGCACCCACGAGATCGGCGCGCGCCAGATCGTGCTGTGCGCCGGCGCCATCCACAGCCCGGCGATCCTGCTGCGTTCGGGCATCGGACCGGCCGAGGAGTTGAAGGCGATGGGCATTGCGGTCGCGCGTGACCTGCCCGTCGGCCGCCACTTCTTCGATCACCCGCTGTTTCGCGCCACGATCCAGCTCCGCGAGGAGTTGCGGCCGACCGATCCGGACACCCGCCATACCAATTGCTGCGTGACCTATTCCTCGGGCCTCGCCGCTGGCGGCAAGCGCGACATGATCCTGATCGCCTTCAATCATCGCGGCATCGGGGTAGCAGGCGCGATCGGCGCCGGGCTGTTCAACGCGTATTCCCGCGGCACGCTCAGATTGGCCTCGCCCGATGCCGCGATCGATCCCGTCGTCGAGGAGAACATGCTGGCCGATCCCCGCGACATGCTGCGCATGATGGATGCGGTGAGGCGCCTCGCGGTGATCACGTCGCAACCGGCGCTTTCGGGCATCGCCGACTGGATCCGGCTCGCCGACACCGACCTGACGCTGCCGCAGGCCGCCAGCCTGCCGGACCACGAGCTCGACGCGGTGCTGCGCCGGGAGACCGGCGACATCCAGCACGCCGCCGGCAGCTGCCGCATGAGCGGCGTCGATGATGCCGATGGCGTGGTCAATCCCGACGGCACGGTGAAGGGCATTTCCGGCCTGCGCGTCGCCGACGCCTCGATCATGCCGTCCGACTGCCGCGCCAATACGCATTTCACCACGGTGGTGATCGGGGAGGCGATCGCGCGGATGATGATGCGGTAG